A single region of the Lysinibacillus sp. B2A1 genome encodes:
- the accC gene encoding acetyl-CoA carboxylase biotin carboxylase subunit produces MKKVLIANRGEIAVRIIRACKELGIQSIAVYSEADADALHVKLADEAYCIGPKLSKDSYLSFPALLSVAEKTGADGIHPGYGFVSENADFAEACENAGIKFIGPSSDSIKIMGIKDVARTTMEAAGVPLVPGTGIVPDIETGKEWAAKIGYPVIIKATAGGGGKGIRVARTEEDLVKGIEITQKEAAAAFGNPGVYLEKFIEYFRHCEIQVLADGHGNVVHLGERDCTVQRRMQKLVEEAPSPALSSERRAEMGAAAVKAAQACNYEGAGTIEFIYDYQEDKFYFMEMNTRIQVEHPVTEMISGVDLVQQQLKIASGEKLPFTQDDIKLNGWAIECRINAENAYKNFMPSAGTVDTYVTPGGYGVRIDSAVYAGYTIPPYYDSMVAKLIVHADTREEAIAKMNRALSEFEVSGPGINTTIPFHQALMNNDVFKSAQFNTKFLEENDVLGVAEKAK; encoded by the coding sequence ATGAAAAAAGTTTTAATTGCAAACCGCGGCGAAATCGCTGTGCGTATCATTCGTGCTTGTAAAGAGTTAGGCATTCAATCTATTGCCGTATACTCTGAAGCAGACGCAGACGCATTACATGTGAAATTAGCAGACGAAGCATATTGCATCGGGCCAAAGCTATCCAAAGATTCTTATCTTAGCTTCCCGGCTTTACTGAGCGTAGCAGAGAAAACGGGTGCTGATGGTATTCACCCAGGTTACGGCTTTGTATCTGAAAACGCTGATTTTGCTGAAGCTTGTGAAAATGCTGGCATTAAATTTATTGGTCCTTCATCTGATTCCATTAAAATTATGGGTATTAAAGACGTTGCCCGTACTACAATGGAAGCAGCAGGTGTTCCGCTTGTTCCAGGTACTGGTATTGTTCCAGACATCGAAACAGGTAAAGAATGGGCTGCAAAAATCGGTTACCCAGTGATCATCAAAGCAACTGCTGGTGGTGGCGGTAAAGGGATTCGTGTAGCTCGTACAGAAGAAGATCTTGTAAAAGGTATCGAAATTACACAAAAAGAGGCTGCTGCAGCATTCGGTAATCCTGGCGTATACTTAGAGAAATTCATCGAGTACTTCCGTCACTGTGAAATCCAAGTATTAGCAGATGGTCATGGTAATGTCGTACATTTAGGTGAACGTGACTGTACAGTTCAACGTCGTATGCAGAAATTAGTAGAGGAAGCTCCATCTCCAGCTCTATCTTCTGAACGTCGTGCTGAAATGGGAGCGGCTGCTGTTAAAGCGGCACAAGCTTGTAACTATGAAGGCGCTGGAACAATCGAATTTATTTATGACTATCAAGAAGATAAATTCTACTTCATGGAAATGAATACTCGTATCCAAGTTGAACACCCAGTAACAGAAATGATTTCTGGTGTAGATCTTGTACAACAACAATTAAAAATTGCATCTGGTGAAAAACTTCCTTTCACGCAAGATGATATAAAATTAAATGGTTGGGCAATTGAATGCCGAATTAATGCAGAGAATGCATATAAAAACTTCATGCCTTCAGCTGGTACTGTCGATACGTATGTAACGCCAGGCGGCTATGGTGTACGTATTGATTCTGCAGTTTATGCTGGCTATACAATCCCACCATATTACGATTCAATGGTGGCAAAACTAATTGTTCATGCAGACACACGTGAAGAAGCGATTGCGAAAATGAACCGCGCGCTAAGTGAATTTGAAGTATCTGGCCCTGGTATCAATACAACAATTCCATTCCACCAAGCACTAATGAACAATGACGTTTTCAAATCAGCACAATTCAATACGAAGTTCCTTGAAGAGAATGATGTATTGGGTGTAGCTGAAAAAGCGAAGTAA